The Arachis hypogaea cultivar Tifrunner chromosome 14, arahy.Tifrunner.gnm2.J5K5, whole genome shotgun sequence genome has a segment encoding these proteins:
- the LOC112740879 gene encoding uncharacterized protein isoform X2: MDALKACYGDGSSDSDSEAAPSCTTKARSEEFTLLPPPPISLLDPLSLLGSQDLEIGQTTRVRSFPHVDGNYVLHVYIPIHISSSSKKEIATFLKKVTSQEPNLHVVDIDLPLKVLCKSDEKLEQVALGREFHISLGRTVPIGVHQIDSVVSMLRQKLQTRHHYWIDFNQWEVFVNDDHTRTFLSLEVVQGGLVEITKQIELINAIYKLHSLPEFYKDPRPHISLAWALGDISHSLKNTVNEVSKNCVAKSPNKSIFSCKFKGIECKIGKKIYTVCKISD, translated from the exons ATGGATGCACTGAAGGCTTGTTATGGGGATGGATCTTCTGATTCGGATTCTGAAGCTGCCCCTTCATGTACAACTAAAGCTCGCTCTGAAGAATTCACACTGTTGCCACCACCTCCTATCTCACTCCTTGACCCTCTAAGTTTGCTTG GTTCTCAAGATCTGGAAATAGGACAGACAACTAGAGTTAGGAGTTTCCCTCATGTTGATGGTAACTATGTCCTACATGTATACATACCAA TTCATATTTCATCTTCATCAAAAAAAGAAATAGCCACTTTCTTGAAGAAAGTCACCTCTCAGGAACCTAATCTTCATGTTGTTGACATTGATCTCCCACTTAAAGTCCTCTGCAAAAGTGATGAGAAGCTTGAACAGGTTGCCTTGGGAAGGGAGTTTCACATAAGTTTGGGACGAACTGTTCCAATAGGGGTTCATCAAATTGACTCAGTGGTCTCAATGCTTCGACAGAAACTTCAAACACGACACCA TTATTGGATTGACTTCAACCAGTGGGAGGTATTCGTAAATGATGATCATACACGCACCTTTCTCTCCTTAGAAGTTGTTCAAGGAGGTTTAGTAGAG ATAACAAAGCAAATTGAATTGATCAATGCAATTTATAAGCTTCATAGCCTTCCTGAATTTTACAAG GATCCACGGCCTCACATATCATTAGCATGGGCATTGGGTGACATAAGCCATTCCCTAAAGAATACTGTAAACGAGGTATCAAAGAACTGCGTTGCGAAATCTCCAAACAAATCTATTTTTAGCTGTAAATTCAAAGGAATTGAGTGTAAGATTGGCAAGAAAATATATACAGTTTGTAAAATCTCAGATTGA
- the LOC112740879 gene encoding uncharacterized protein isoform X1 has translation MDALKACYGDGSSDSDSEAAPSCTTKARSEEFTLLPPPPISLLDPLSLLGSQDLEIGQTTRVRSFPHVDGNYVLHVYIPIHISSSSKKEIATFLKKVTSQEPNLHVVDIDLPLKVLCKSDEKLEQVALGREFHISLGRTVPIGVHQIDSVVSMLRQKLQTRHHSYWIDFNQWEVFVNDDHTRTFLSLEVVQGGLVEITKQIELINAIYKLHSLPEFYKDPRPHISLAWALGDISHSLKNTVNEVSKNCVAKSPNKSIFSCKFKGIECKIGKKIYTVCKISD, from the exons ATGGATGCACTGAAGGCTTGTTATGGGGATGGATCTTCTGATTCGGATTCTGAAGCTGCCCCTTCATGTACAACTAAAGCTCGCTCTGAAGAATTCACACTGTTGCCACCACCTCCTATCTCACTCCTTGACCCTCTAAGTTTGCTTG GTTCTCAAGATCTGGAAATAGGACAGACAACTAGAGTTAGGAGTTTCCCTCATGTTGATGGTAACTATGTCCTACATGTATACATACCAA TTCATATTTCATCTTCATCAAAAAAAGAAATAGCCACTTTCTTGAAGAAAGTCACCTCTCAGGAACCTAATCTTCATGTTGTTGACATTGATCTCCCACTTAAAGTCCTCTGCAAAAGTGATGAGAAGCTTGAACAGGTTGCCTTGGGAAGGGAGTTTCACATAAGTTTGGGACGAACTGTTCCAATAGGGGTTCATCAAATTGACTCAGTGGTCTCAATGCTTCGACAGAAACTTCAAACACGACACCA TAGTTATTGGATTGACTTCAACCAGTGGGAGGTATTCGTAAATGATGATCATACACGCACCTTTCTCTCCTTAGAAGTTGTTCAAGGAGGTTTAGTAGAG ATAACAAAGCAAATTGAATTGATCAATGCAATTTATAAGCTTCATAGCCTTCCTGAATTTTACAAG GATCCACGGCCTCACATATCATTAGCATGGGCATTGGGTGACATAAGCCATTCCCTAAAGAATACTGTAAACGAGGTATCAAAGAACTGCGTTGCGAAATCTCCAAACAAATCTATTTTTAGCTGTAAATTCAAAGGAATTGAGTGTAAGATTGGCAAGAAAATATATACAGTTTGTAAAATCTCAGATTGA